The genomic interval ATTCTTCCTCCAGCTGGCCAGAATGATCCACCTGACTATGGGCCGATCACTGTCGGCTCGATGTCGCTCGCTGAAATCGCATCGCCGTCAGCAAGTCGGATATTCTGCATGGCGGTGACCGCCGCCGGTGATGACCAGTGGCGTCCGACGCTCTGGTCGGCCGCAATCGATCAAGCCGCGAGCGGAGCGAACGACGAAACTCGTCGGCTGCTGATCGTCTCGGCAGGGAATTTGCGTGAAGATATCGGCAAGAACTATCCCCATGAAAACTACGTCTCAAGTATCGAAGATCCTTCGCAGTCATGGAATGCTCTGACTGTTGGTGGTTACACCAAGCTGGCTTGGATGCAAGAAGAAGGGCTTGAGGGTTATGCTCCGATTGCAAAATCGGGATTGCTTTCGCCAAGTAGCCGAACTTCACTTTGTTGGGGCGACATTCCTTGGCCATACAAGCCGGATGTCGTTTTTGAAGGCGGCAACTACGCATCCGATAGCAGTGGATTCATCACTAACGCCGACGACCTTAATTTACTGACCACTCGTTCGACTGCCGATTCGGACGCTTTGCTTGGAACGACCGGCGACACGAGTGCTGCAACCGCACAAGCTGCGAACATGTCAGCGATTCTGCAAGCAGAGTACCCAGACTTTTGGCCTGAGACCATTCGCGGACTCGTTGTTCACTCGGCCGAATGGACATCCCAAATGCTGGATGAATTTCCGACAGCACAACGAAAGCAGAGATTGCGAGTCTATGGAATGGGCGTTCCGAATCTTGGACGTGCGAGGAGATCGGCAAATGGCTTCGCGACGATGGTAATTCAAGATCGTCTTCAGCCCTTTTCATTTGGCTCATCGGACAACTCGGCCAATGAAATGCATCTGCACGACTTACCGCTACCGCGTGAAGTTCTTGAAGACCTGGGAAGCACCCACATCAAGATGCGGGTGACGCTCTCTTATTTCATTGAACCGAACCCACCAAGGCGTGGATACGTTGCACAGTATCAGTACGCATCGCACTGACTACGTTTTTCGGTGCGAAGGCCCGAAGAAACACCAGAGCAAATGCGTCGCCGTTTGTCCCGAAACTTCTGGGACAAGGATGCGGATGGAAAATCGGTGTCTCCACCTAAAGGCAGCACTGTGACTGACAACCGCGCGTGGGAGTTAAAAGAAACCGTTGCGGTACGTGGGTCCGTTCACTCTGATTGCTGGAGCGGGACTGCTGTTCAGCTTGCATCCTCGAACTTGATTTCGGTTTATCCCGTGACGGGATGGTGGCGATACCGACGCGACCAAAAAACTGTTGAGAAGATGGCGAGGTACTCGCTTATCGTCAGCATCTCGACTGACGACTCAGAAGTTGACTTGCGCGCAATTATTGCCAACGAGATTCAAGCTCGAATCGACACCAAAGCCGCCATCGAAACGAGGATTGACGTATAGTCAAATTTGTCAAGCGTCGTTTGAATCACCGTTCGCACCAGCACCTTTGTCGGGTGGCGATTTTTTTAGCTCATCAAGTTGTTCGCGGAGTTGTTCGATCGTCGAATTCAATGTTTTGAGAAGAAAAGGTTCCAGGACTCAAAAGTCGGGGTCACTCGGGGCAGGCTCACGCAAGGCTGCGTGAGCTATGAACGCGGGTTGCAAGTTGCAGCGATCGGACGCTGTGCTCCGGTGGCCGACACCGGAGCACTTTTCAATTTCCTAAAACATTGTGGTTTCATCGACGGAAACGGCAAACCGAGGTTTGGAATCTGCTGAGACAGGACAAAGCAAAGCGAATTGGCAGCCACGCGTCGAAACGCTGACTACGCACATCCATCCAAGAGCTAGGGCGCCGCGATTCGGTGGCACTGTTCATTTGCCAAGGTTCCCGGGTCGCAACTAAACGCTCTACCTCGTCGACTGGTACAGCATCGATGGCGGCAACAAGCTCGGGTGCGGGTTCAAAGCTCTTGAGCAGGGCAACGGAAGCGAGGCGAAGGCGGTATTGGCCACAACGAAAAGGCGGCTGCGTTTGGCTACGACAGACGTAGACCGAGTTGCTCGTCGCTGTTCATCTCGAATACACGGACCGTTGTTCGGCCTGTGGGTGTTTTGCCGACAATCTGAATCCCTTGCCACTCAAAGTGCTCGTCCCAATTGTCTTGACGCGGATGGAAGCAGGACAGTGATTTCTCCTGTTTCAGGATCGATGCCCGTCAAGTTGGGACCTTTGTGCAGATTGCAGTCAATGCAGGCCAAGGCCAGATTGTCTAGATCGTTGGTCCCGCCATGCTTTCGAGGGACAATATGCTCGACATGCAGTGTGGCCAAGGGCGAGTCGTCTTGGTGTAGCCGACAGTATTCGCAGCGATGCCCCGCCCTTTCCCGAACGATCGTCTTGGTTGATTCGTTCACCGCCTTTAGGAGTCAGAATTCAAAAGGCGCCGAGCTTGTCTCTGAAGCGTTGCAATAAACTTGTTGGCGCGGACGTAGCCCTGGTATTCCAATCGTTCCTGATCCGTCAACTCTCCCTCAGTCGATTTGGCCGCGAGTTCTTCAATCCGCGCACGAAGCTCGAGATCGACATCGAAGCTAATGACAGTCTCAGCTTTTGGCTGCGGCAAAACCTGTCGCAATACGGGACTGACGGCACGGTCAAACGCGGTGGATTCGGCGGTTGGATTCATGCTTCTAATATAGCGTTTGAGGGCCGGCAAAGCCAGGAAATTGACGCCGGTTTGCTTGTTCTGCCCGGCGACCGGATTTAGCTACAGGGACGACATTTGAGGAGAAAATGGGACGGAGGGAATGAATCGTCGGGATTAACGACTAGCGAACTTAAAGTACCCCGGTGGCCGACGTCGGACGCCTACCGCTTCGATTAGGGTGAATTCGCTTCGGTCCCCATAACGTCAGGGCATTCATGCGATTTCGGGCCAGTCCGAGTCCGCAGCGTCCGATGCAACTTCGGCACCTTAGGTAAAATCCAAAACCGCTTCGGAGTCATTTACTGGCTCCAATGCGGCACAGGCGTCGGCCACCGGGGTACCGAAACAACTCGTCGCGAGTGATTGGAGGGCGGATTGAAACGTCGTGGATGGCGTTCTTAAATTTATACGGCGGACAGTGTCGAGTCTAACCGGATCGCACCAACTCAAAGCCGCCAACATCCAGGGCATTTCTCGAGTCACCCGGCGAAGCGAGTGTAACGAGTGGGACCGCCACCCTGGGTTGAAAATGCGATCGACTCTTATCTCACTCCCGCTCCGATTTTGGCGGCGAAGCCGCCAAAATCGGAGCGGGAGTGAGGCACTGGTGGGGACGTTATCTATACCCAGGGTTGCAGCATCATTCGCCAACGCGAATGACGGCTTTAACTCTGGGCTATGCTGTTAAACGCCTTCGGCGTAGGGAGAAAAGTTGCGAATGCCGATCCCCGTACAACCCCAAATTTTAAACAGTCCAGCTCAAGCCTCTGGGCATCGACGCAAGTGATTTCAGTTTGTCGCGCGGTTACGGGAGAAATCTTGTTGCTATGTCAAGCGACGAAGAAATACTTCTTGCATGAAATCTCTCGCGATTTGCAGTGGATCAACATTCAGATCATAAACATCGCTTTCGTCGCCGACATCAAATCGCTTTCTCGCGACCCGGTCATTCACGACCAAGACTTCACGTAACGTGATCGGACAATTAGGCAGTTCTGAGATGCGAACGGCCGGCTCGTCACCACGCTGTTCGCTGATCAACAAGCATGCATTTGGGCCAATCCCGTCGACTTGACGATCCGCATCCGAATACCAATGCCGGCCAAAAAAGAAACAGAACTGAACACGTTCTTTGCCTTGTCGGAAGTTCACCCAGAAGTACCAAGTTTTTGAGGCCGAACCACTACTGCGAAGCGTTTCCCACGTAGGCTGATCGAGAATATCAAATCCATTGACTTGGACTTCGACGGAACCATCTGAAGCGTTTGTCAACTGAGTTGCACATCGCTGGAACGCATCTTTCACTTGCTCCATCTGCCGCACCCAACGGAGATACTCCAGTCGTCGCTTTTCATCGACACGAGCATTTGTCTCGCCGATAATGCTGACCGCCCAATCCTTCAATTCGTCGA from Stieleria varia carries:
- a CDS encoding HNH endonuclease, whose protein sequence is MNESTKTIVRERAGHRCEYCRLHQDDSPLATLHVEHIVPRKHGGTNDLDNLALACIDCNLHKGPNLTGIDPETGEITVLLPSASRQLGRAL